The sequence CCGGCGCCTACGCGCTCAGCGAGAACGGGCTGTACACCGTCGAGGGCTGGAAGATCTTCATGCGCCGGCTGCAGCAAGACGGCATCTTCACGGTCTCGCGCTGGTACAAGCCCGATTCCCCCGGCGAGACCGCGCGCATGCTCGCGCTCGCCTACGAGACGCTGTGGCAGCTCGGCGTCGAGAAGCCGCGCGGCCACGTGATCCTGCTGCAGAACCAGCACATCGCGACGCTGCTGATGTCGCCGACGCCGTTCACGGGCGCCGATCTCGATCACATGCAGAAGGTCGCGGTCACCCGCGGCTTCAACATGATGCTGACGCCGCGCAAGCTGCCGTCCAACCCGCTGCTGCGCGAGGTTGCCGAGTTGCCCGACTCGGCGACCCTCGAGCGTTGGTCGGCGACGCAGCTGCTCGACCTGAGCGCACCGACCGACGCGCGTCCGTTCTTCTTCAACATGCTGCGGCCGGCGACGTGGTTCGCACCGCCGCCGGAGATCGACGAGCTCGATCTCGGCTTCCTCGGCAACCTGCACGCGACCCAGACCCTGGTCTACGCGACGCTCGCCAGCGCGCTGCTCACGTTGCTGGCGGTGGTGGTGCCGCTGGCGTGGCGGCGGCGCGCACTGGCGGGCTACCGCCGCGGCGATCTGCTGACCGCGTGCGCGTACTTCTCGCTCATCGGGCTCGGCTTCATGTTCGTCGAGATGGGCCTGTTGTCGCGGCTCAACGTATTCCTCGGCCACCCGACGCTGGCGCTCGCGGTGCTGCTGGGCGGCATCATCTTCTTCACCGGCATGGGCAGCCTGCTCAGCTCGCGTGTGCGACTGGGCGCAGGTGCCGGCGCGAAGTGGTTCCCACTGCTGCCGGCGGTCGGCATCGCGGTCGTCGGCTTCGCGCTCGATCCGGTGATGCACGCGCTGTCGGCCTCGGCGACGCCGGTGCGCGTGCTCACCGGCGTGTCGCTGGTCGCGGTCGCGGCACTCGGCATGGGGCTGTGCTTCCCGCTGGGCCTGCGGCTGTGCGAGCGCATCGGCGGCGGCGACAAGCCGCCGCTGGGCCCGTGGATGTGGGGCCTGAACGGGGCCTGCGGCGTGGTCGCCAGCGGGCTCGCGCTGACCAGCTCGATGGCGTGGGGCATCCCCGCGACGCTGGCGATCGGTGCGGGCTGCTACGTGGCGCTGGTGGCCTGCACGCTGAAGCTCTCGGCCGCGCGGCAGTGACGGCGCGCGGCGTCGGGGCGAGGACGGCGATCAGGTGCCGTCGTCGTTGCCGCCGTGGTGATCGTCGTCGCTGTCTTCGCTCTCGTGCTCGCTCTCGTCCTCCGACTCGCCGCTGAAGTCGTCGTCCTCCTGCGACTTCAGCACGGTGCCATCGGCGGCCAGCTCGAGCTCCATCACGGTCGTGTCGACCATGACCTTGGCCTCGAACACACCGTCGTCGGCCTCGAGCTCGAAGACCTCGCCGCCGACGTGGGCCTCGGCCGCGGCCGCGAGCGCGGCCCAGTCGGCCCCCGTCGCGAGCTCGGCGTTGGCGGCGGCCTCGTCGGCGTTGCCAGAGCTCGACGCGCGATCGCGGACGATCTCGCCGCTGTCGCTCGAGATCTCGATACGACGCTGGCCGGCGTCGGCGACCACCTCGACGCGATAGACGAACGCGCCGTGCTCGAGCTCGAGCTTGGCCTCGACGGCGACGCCGCCGCTGGCCGCCTCGGCGGTCGCGATTGCGTCGGTCAACGCGACGGACGAGCTCTCGATCTCGGCCGCGAACTTCTCGCGAAGCGCGGTCGCGTCGTCGCTGGCGGCGTCGCAGGCGGCGAGGGTCGAGAGGATCGCGAAGGCAAGGATGCGTCGGTTCATGGTGGGGCTCCGGGTCGGCGGCCGGTGGGCTCGCTTCGACCCCCTCGTGCCCGCTGCCGGGCCGACGTTACGGCCCATCCTCGGCCGGCCGCCGCCGCCGCAGCTGCGCCACGGGTGCGCTTGTAATGATCGGAGCCGTGCGGGCACCCTGCGTACGAGACCCATGAGCGGCCCGCACACCATCACGCCCCTGCCGGGCGCGCCGAACGCAGCGGGCACATCGACCGGCGTGCGCCCGGCCGACGGCGCCGCCGAGCTGGTGCAGCGGGCAAAGGCGGGCGATGGGCGCGCGTGGGCGCGGCTGTACCAACAGAGCTTCGATCGCGTCTTCCGCGACGTCGCGTACATGGTCGGGGCCTCGGCGCTCGCCGAGGAGATCGTGCAGGAGACCTTCGCAGCGGCGCTGACCGGCCTGCAGGGCTTCGACGGCCGCGCGAGCGTCGAGACGTGGCTGCGCGGCATCGCCCACAACCTCGTGCGCAGGCACTGGCGCACACAGGGCCGACGCGGGCGCGCGTACGAACGACTCGAGCACGTCACCCCGAGCGCGCTCGGGCACGCCCCCGACGATCCCGAGCAGCACCACCTGCAGGACCGCCGTGCACAGGTGCTGCGCGCGGTGCTCGAGGAGGTGCCGGTCTCGCTGCGCGAGGCGTTCCTGTTGATCGACGTGCAG is a genomic window of Deltaproteobacteria bacterium containing:
- a CDS encoding PepSY domain-containing protein, whose product is MNRRILAFAILSTLAACDAASDDATALREKFAAEIESSSVALTDAIATAEAASGGVAVEAKLELEHGAFVYRVEVVADAGQRRIEISSDSGEIVRDRASSSGNADEAAANAELATGADWAALAAAAEAHVGGEVFELEADDGVFEAKVMVDTTVMELELAADGTVLKSQEDDDFSGESEDESEHESEDSDDDHHGGNDDGT
- a CDS encoding RNA polymerase sigma factor, producing MSGPHTITPLPGAPNAAGTSTGVRPADGAAELVQRAKAGDGRAWARLYQQSFDRVFRDVAYMVGASALAEEIVQETFAAALTGLQGFDGRASVETWLRGIAHNLVRRHWRTQGRRGRAYERLEHVTPSALGHAPDDPEQHHLQDRRAQVLRAVLEEVPVSLREAFLLIDVQGLSAADAAGRLGVSVGNVRVRASRARTIIRAELERLGWLDPSPAGAS